The sequence below is a genomic window from Acidilobus saccharovorans 345-15.
AAGCGACGACATGCTAAGCTGGAAGCCAGCGCCAACCTTTACCGGGACCAGTATAATTTGATGCATCACCTGCATAGTTGGAGGCTGATACCAGGTTATCATCAACGGCAAGTAATAAGTCCCAGGCCTTATACCAGAGCTCACGGAGATGACGAATGTAACGTTTTGGGCCTCGCCACTGCTGAGATCTCCAACGCTTTCATTCATGAAGTCAACTGCCAACAGGGGGTTCTCGCTGGAGGGCACGTATGGCGTGAAGATAGGGTTGGGCAGCAGTGTTGCGGTGACGTACTCAGCCTTACCATAACCTACGTTGGCCAGCTCCACAGTTACATAGGCGTTTGAGGCGCCAACGGATATTGGGCTGTGGTATGCATTTATGGCTGCAAAGTATGCCGAAGGTCTTAGATATAGGCTTATTGGCACTAGGTAGTATCCCCCGGAGTAAGTTACATTAATGTAAACTGTGGTGTTGAGAGGCTTTGGTGCACTAAAGTAGCCGAAGGGGTAACTTGTTACCTGTGTAACGTTAGCTATAGCCAGCGGCACGCTAAGGTTAACTATGTGGCCTGGCGGCAGGTAGCCCAGCTTTATTGTTGACATGTTAGGGTACAGCATGCTCAGGGGGCTCTGAGGCTCCACTTTAACCGTTACGTTGGAGGCCAAGCTATTGCCCTCATTTTCAAGATATATCTTGAGGACAGCAGCGCTTTCGCCGGCGTAGAGGACCTCTGGGTAGGTGCTGTAGCTCACCACTACAACCTTCGAGTACCCAGTTATTGCCACCTCAACAGGAAGCGAGCTCGTCCCCTTCACAGTCACTGTTTCGCCCGTAGGCAGCCGTTCCTCAACGTAGTAAGTCAGGTTAACGGTTACATTGTAAACCCCCGGCGTGGCATTACTTGAGACGTTGTAGAGGGACACCAGCCTCAGGCTGCCCCCAGGTTCAAGCAGCGGCACAAATGCCTCAGGGGCAGGCTCGCCCTTCACCAAAGTTAATGGGTAAGAGTACTTCACGTAGGCAGTGACGTTAAACAGCTCCACCGGACCCAGGTAGTAGATCATGACGGTGAGCGGCAGGAACGAGCTTCCAGGGGATGCCTGAAGAGGCTGTGAAGAGTTAAGACCCCAGTAACTTATAGCTGTAAAAGTAGGCTTTAGGCTCTGTGCAGAGGCATTAAGCTGGCCGCCGCTGACCATCATCAGCGTCGACATCGCTAAGAAAAACATGATTGCTATGAGGATCACCCTTAAATTTCTCGGCACTGCGTTCACCGCTAATATTACGAAGCTCAATATATAAAAGTATTACTCTTAGATAGTGGTCGCTGTTGTTAAACTTAGGGCGTGAGGACATCATAAGAGTCCTATCTAACGTCATCCGCGCTAATAATTACCATGCTATTAAGAAAATGGTTGTCAACATGGCATCCTAGCTTATCAAAAAGCTCTGGTTGGGGTTACAGCTTGCTATGAGCGTCTACGATTTAGATTGACCTTTACTTCTTGCGCAGGCACCTAGCTGTTTTGCTATATCTAGCAGTATCCCAAGGCCCTGGGATATGTCTGGGTCGCTCAGCGCGCTCATCAAGCCTAGGAGGCCGACCTTCCTTGGATGACTTAGGTCGAGCTTCGCCAGGGACTCTATGGTACATGACGTCAGGTCTGTCAGGGTGTTCTGGGCGTTTGCCAGGTCCATGGCGTCAACCTTGGTTATGCCGTTGCTTACTGAGGCCAGTAGGGCCATGAGCCTCATCAGGGCTGGGTCGGTGGCTGCCGAGAGGAACGAGTCCTCCGCCTTGTCCGCGAGGTAGGAGATCATGCCCAGCAGGCCGCTCCTCTTCAGATTTACTATGGCGTCGAGGAGCTCGGCAAGGGCTTGGGCCTGAACCTCAGGCGGGACGGACTCTGCAGGGGTCTCCTGCTTCTTGGCCTCTGCCATATCCTCTCACCTCCTCAGAACTTAAGCCCGTCTATCCAGCCGTGGTAGAAGGACTGCTTGAGCAGCCTTCCAATCGAGTAGACGCCGGTGAAGTAGCACTTGAAGGCGTACGTTCCCTTGTTGGGGTCGAATGGCAGCTCGCAGGTGCCAGCCCAGCCCTTGTCGCCGGCGTAGCCAACGCACGACACTGGGCTTGGGACAAACGATGGTCCGAAGCCTCCAATGAGGTCGCTGACTATATTGGTTGCGGCGGTTATCGCCACTGACTCTACAAAGACGCCGGCCAGCCCTATGCCCATGGGGGGCAGCGAGTGCTCGCTGACCATATAAATGTCGTCATACTTGGGATGCCTTGCGTTAGGCAGGGCAGGGGCCCACCTTGGGTCCTGCTTAAAGACGAAGTCCTCGCCGCTGTTGGCAAGGGCCTTTGGGAGCCTAGGCGGGGGCACTTTAACAAGCAGGTCATACTTGAACTCGCCGCTGGCAGTTATTACTTCCTTCTTGCTCGGGTCCACCTCCCTGAGCTTCGAGTTAGGCACATATTCCACTCCGTACTGCTCCAGCTGGTCAGCAAGGAACCTAGATATGGAGGGTCCCAGCGGCGCTATGGGAGCTGGCATCGGATCTATTAGCCTTATGCTGACCTTCTTGTTTCTTGCCCTAAAGAAGGCTGAAAGCGCGGTGGCAGCCTCGTATGGATAGATGCCACACCTGAATGGCAGCTCTGGTATCAATATAGTTATGTTCTGGCCGTCTTTAACTTGGTTCAGGGCCTCCTTCATCTTAATGGCACCATCAAGGTCGTAGTTGTGAACGCCATCCTTGTCTAAGCCTGGGTAGGCACTCCACCCGTAATCTATGCCTAAGGCTACCACTAGATAGTCGTACTGGTACTTGCCTCTAGCGCCCACGACGGTCCTATTAGCGGCGTCTATGGACTGTATTTCATCTACAGCAGCCTTAATTCCATACTTTTCCATGTTCTGTATAGGCGCCCTTGTATCGTCAGAAGTAGCGTAGCCGAGCGCCACATCGAAGAAGAGTGGTGGCATAAAGTGATATGGGTCCTTATTTATAACGGTGACTTCTGCATCAGCGCCGCTCTGCTTAATGCCGTCAACAATCCTCTTTGCGGCGACGTAACCACCAATGCCTCCTCCAGCTATTACTATCCTCTTGGTCAAAATCCCACCTTTCTTTTAGGTGGCCAGGAAACAGGCGTACAAAGGCGTATAAAAATAATACATCACGGACTTTCTTGACGTTTTAAGTAAACGCGGAGAGGCTACTTCGGGTTCGCTGGGCGTGCCGCCCCAATCGCCTTTGCAACGTTAAGCACTATGGCCAGTCCCTTTATGACGTCCCTGTCGCCCAGCAGCCTCATTAGGTCACTTAAGTTGTTAGCCTGAGCCTCAGCGGACAGGGACGAAGCTAATGACCTTAGAACGCCCACGTCAAGGCTATCTATAGCGTCGGCTACAGCGTTGAGCTTCTCCAGGGTTTCAGGTCTAGTAAGCCTCTCAAGGAGCTGCATTATCTGAGGTAACCTATCTATTATGAGCAGGGTCTCAGGCGTCACCAACAACCTAGCAACGGCCCTCAGCAGCTCCTCGTCTGAGAGCAGCTCGTTCAGCGTGGAGGCTATGTCAAGAAGCCTCTCAAGGGCCTCCGCCTGCCTGTCGACCTGCGCCATGGGGCCTCACCTCACGGGAACATCTTCCATAGCTTCTCAGGCGACGTGGCCTCAAAATAGACGTCAAATATGGGGTCCCAGAACTCTGGGTGCTTTAGGACGTCCCAGTAGGTGTCCGCGAAAAGCCTCTTCATTATGAAGAACACCCCCTTAGGCGGCAGCTTGACGGAGGGGTGATTGAAGTCGCTTATGACGAAGGTGCCCATT
It includes:
- a CDS encoding DUF1641 domain-containing protein, producing MAQVDRQAEALERLLDIASTLNELLSDEELLRAVARLLVTPETLLIIDRLPQIMQLLERLTRPETLEKLNAVADAIDSLDVGVLRSLASSLSAEAQANNLSDLMRLLGDRDVIKGLAIVLNVAKAIGAARPANPK
- a CDS encoding COG1361 S-layer family protein: MPRNLRVILIAIMFFLAMSTLMMVSGGQLNASAQSLKPTFTAISYWGLNSSQPLQASPGSSFLPLTVMIYYLGPVELFNVTAYVKYSYPLTLVKGEPAPEAFVPLLEPGGSLRLVSLYNVSSNATPGVYNVTVNLTYYVEERLPTGETVTVKGTSSLPVEVAITGYSKVVVVSYSTYPEVLYAGESAAVLKIYLENEGNSLASNVTVKVEPQSPLSMLYPNMSTIKLGYLPPGHIVNLSVPLAIANVTQVTSYPFGYFSAPKPLNTTVYINVTYSGGYYLVPISLYLRPSAYFAAINAYHSPISVGASNAYVTVELANVGYGKAEYVTATLLPNPIFTPYVPSSENPLLAVDFMNESVGDLSSGEAQNVTFVISVSSGIRPGTYYLPLMITWYQPPTMQVMHQIILVPVKVGAGFQLSMSSLSGSSNTILYVIAAVVIIILVAMAVVGARRR
- a CDS encoding NAD(P)/FAD-dependent oxidoreductase; the protein is MTKRIVIAGGGIGGYVAAKRIVDGIKQSGADAEVTVINKDPYHFMPPLFFDVALGYATSDDTRAPIQNMEKYGIKAAVDEIQSIDAANRTVVGARGKYQYDYLVVALGIDYGWSAYPGLDKDGVHNYDLDGAIKMKEALNQVKDGQNITILIPELPFRCGIYPYEAATALSAFFRARNKKVSIRLIDPMPAPIAPLGPSISRFLADQLEQYGVEYVPNSKLREVDPSKKEVITASGEFKYDLLVKVPPPRLPKALANSGEDFVFKQDPRWAPALPNARHPKYDDIYMVSEHSLPPMGIGLAGVFVESVAITAATNIVSDLIGGFGPSFVPSPVSCVGYAGDKGWAGTCELPFDPNKGTYAFKCYFTGVYSIGRLLKQSFYHGWIDGLKF
- a CDS encoding DUF1641 domain-containing protein, whose amino-acid sequence is MAEAKKQETPAESVPPEVQAQALAELLDAIVNLKRSGLLGMISYLADKAEDSFLSAATDPALMRLMALLASVSNGITKVDAMDLANAQNTLTDLTSCTIESLAKLDLSHPRKVGLLGLMSALSDPDISQGLGILLDIAKQLGACARSKGQSKS